In Bacteroidota bacterium, one genomic interval encodes:
- a CDS encoding FecR domain-containing protein, with product MREENTYIISGLSEADSDALFARYMSGACSAEDLALLSAWSAAHPDHKLYLEQLGEIWNHAPEVFAPQQFDEDAAWKRLQARMHIQPEAGQTGERSSETPVVKNLWERLGPVRIAASVALIIGIAATIFILNSQTEQPLQRSLAATDKPVESRLSDGSTVHLNNSTRLDYPEQFTGDVREVTLTGEAYFKIQRDEKKPFIIHAGPVDVRVLGTSFNVKAYPGREEVLVSVESGKVRCAAANDSIELIAGEEGIYNLRTKKLRKLIMDDPNAFAFRTRFLHFRNKPLSKVLDEIGDAYSVNFIIRNPELENCLFSSRHQSAPLEEVLYAIRESLNVSTTRQGNTIYIDGSGCN from the coding sequence ATGCGCGAAGAAAATACATACATCATCAGCGGTCTCAGTGAGGCCGACAGCGATGCACTCTTCGCACGTTATATGAGCGGAGCATGCAGCGCCGAAGATCTTGCCCTGCTTAGTGCGTGGAGCGCAGCACATCCCGACCATAAGCTGTATCTCGAACAGCTTGGCGAAATCTGGAATCATGCACCCGAAGTTTTTGCTCCGCAGCAATTTGATGAAGATGCTGCCTGGAAACGCCTTCAGGCACGCATGCACATACAACCCGAAGCCGGGCAAACAGGCGAACGCAGCAGCGAAACACCTGTGGTAAAAAACCTTTGGGAACGTCTCGGCCCTGTGCGCATTGCGGCTTCGGTGGCATTGATTATTGGCATTGCCGCTACCATTTTCATCCTCAATTCGCAAACCGAGCAGCCTTTACAGCGCTCGCTGGCCGCTACTGATAAGCCCGTGGAAAGCCGGCTGAGCGACGGTTCCACCGTGCACCTCAACAACAGCACACGACTCGATTATCCCGAACAGTTTACGGGTGATGTGCGCGAGGTAACGCTTACCGGAGAAGCCTACTTCAAAATTCAGCGCGATGAAAAAAAGCCGTTCATCATTCATGCCGGACCGGTTGATGTGCGTGTGCTGGGCACTTCGTTCAATGTAAAAGCCTATCCCGGCCGCGAAGAAGTGCTGGTGAGTGTAGAAAGCGGAAAAGTACGATGCGCTGCTGCAAATGATTCGATTGAGCTTATTGCAGGTGAAGAAGGCATCTATAACCTGCGCACCAAAAAACTGCGCAAGCTGATTATGGATGATCCCAATGCATTTGCATTCCGCACGCGTTTCCTACATTTCCGCAATAAACCGCTGTCAAAAGTGCTTGATGAAATTGGCGATGCATACAGCGTGAATTTCATCATCCGGAATCCTGAACTTGAAAACTGCCTTTTCAGTTCACGTCATCAATCGGCACCACTCGAAGAAGTGCTTTACGCAATACGTGAATCGTTGAATGTAAGCACCACACGACAAGGCAACACGATCTACATAGACGGTTCAGGCTGCAACTGA